A single genomic interval of Roseomonas aeriglobus harbors:
- a CDS encoding DUF1674 domain-containing protein, translated as MKPPEDLPPNPPVPAPGPDTQPEPGSDRHPTRYGDWEKKGIAIDF; from the coding sequence GTGAAACCGCCCGAGGACCTGCCGCCCAACCCGCCGGTCCCCGCGCCCGGCCCGGACACCCAGCCCGAACCGGGCAGCGACCGCCATCCCACCCGCTACGGCGATTGGGAGAAGAAGGGCATCGCGATCGATTTCTGA